One part of the Prionailurus bengalensis isolate Pbe53 chromosome B2, Fcat_Pben_1.1_paternal_pri, whole genome shotgun sequence genome encodes these proteins:
- the TCF21 gene encoding transcription factor 21: MSTGSLSDVEDLQEVEMLDCDGLKMDSGKEFVTSNESTEESSNCEAGSPQKGRGGLGKRRKAPTKKSPLGGVSQEGKQVQRNAANARERARMRVLSKAFSRLKTTLPWVPPDTKLSKLDTLRLASSYIAHLRQILANDKYENGYIHPVNLTWPFMVAGKPESDLKEVVTASRLCGTTAS, translated from the exons ATGTCCACCGGCTCCCTCAGCGATGTGGAGGACCTCCAAGAGGTGGAGATGCTGGACTGCGACGGGCTGAAAATGGACTCGGGCAAGGAGTTTGTGACTTCCAACGAGAGCACCGAGGAGAGCTCCAACTGCGAGGCGGGGTCGCCCCAGAAGGGCCGCGGAGGCCTGGGCAAGAGGAGGAAGGCGCCCACCAAGAAGAGCCCCTTGGGCGGCGTCAGCCAGGAGGGGAAGCAGGTCCAGCGCAACGCGGCCAACGCGCGCGAGAGGGCCCGGATGCGGGTGCTGAGCAAGGCCTTCTCCAGGCTCAAGACCACCTTGCCCTGGGTGCCCCCGGACACCAAGCTCTCCAAGCTGGACACGCTCAGGCTGGCGTCCAGCTACATCGCGCACTTGAGGCAGATCCTGGCGAACGACAAGTACGAGAACGGTTACATTCACCCGGTCAACCTG ACGTGGCCCTTTATGGTGGCCGGGAAACCCGAGAGTGACCTGAAAGAAGTGGTGACCGCGAGCCGCTTATGTGGAACCACAGCATCCTGA